The Deltaproteobacteria bacterium genome has a window encoding:
- a CDS encoding glycosyltransferase, which produces MISVIIPSLNDGVHLKRNLPALEKDHRIEVIVIEAEKVGIANRAHQMNVGATRAKGDLLVFLHADTKINPDDLTNLAEQMKQRPELVGGAFRFALDGEGIKSRLIEFGVRLRELAFRLPYGDQAIFIRKTHFENLGGYPEAPLLEDVLLAQKMKTLGSLYFFPKKAVTSARCWEQHGYLKTTFVNLATMIFWRLGVSLERIVNFRRRVFQ; this is translated from the coding sequence ATGATAAGCGTCATTATTCCTTCTTTGAATGACGGGGTTCATCTCAAACGGAATCTTCCCGCACTGGAGAAAGATCATCGGATTGAGGTGATCGTGATTGAAGCGGAGAAGGTTGGCATCGCCAATCGTGCCCATCAGATGAATGTGGGTGCGACAAGGGCAAAAGGAGACTTGCTCGTTTTTCTTCATGCCGACACGAAGATCAATCCGGATGATCTCACCAACCTCGCCGAGCAGATGAAACAAAGGCCTGAACTGGTAGGCGGAGCCTTCCGGTTTGCATTGGATGGTGAAGGCATCAAGTCCCGCTTGATTGAGTTCGGTGTGAGGTTAAGGGAGTTAGCGTTTCGACTCCCGTACGGCGATCAAGCGATCTTCATCCGAAAGACCCACTTTGAAAATTTGGGTGGTTACCCGGAGGCACCGCTTTTGGAGGATGTCCTGCTCGCACAAAAGATGAAAACGTTAGGATCGCTCTATTTCTTCCCTAAGAAAGCGGTGACGAGTGCGCGCTGCTGGGAACAACACGGTTACCTCAAAACCACATTCGTGAATTTGGCGACGATGATTTTTTGGCGATTGGGGGTTTCGTTAGAAAGAATTGTCAATTTTAGACGGAGGGTTTTTCAGTGA
- a CDS encoding MerR family transcriptional regulator → MRSGLFVGELAKQGGVDPWTIRYYEKERLIPQAPRSTSRYRMYPKETVDLIRFIKTAQGLGLTLEEIKKVIDAKRLKGKPCEHVVKLLETKVGDLHRKIEEMGRLKKTIGGLLRNWQTVRKSKTTCICEIIESAGQRRGEKKCKS, encoded by the coding sequence ATGCGTTCGGGTTTATTCGTTGGAGAATTGGCAAAGCAGGGCGGCGTCGATCCCTGGACGATCCGGTACTATGAAAAAGAGCGGTTGATCCCGCAAGCCCCTCGTTCCACCTCCCGATACCGGATGTATCCCAAGGAAACCGTTGATCTGATTCGATTTATCAAAACGGCGCAAGGACTGGGCCTCACTCTCGAAGAGATCAAAAAGGTCATCGATGCAAAGAGGCTCAAAGGAAAGCCCTGCGAACATGTGGTCAAGCTCCTGGAGACGAAAGTCGGCGACCTGCATCGAAAGATTGAGGAGATGGGTCGGCTTAAGAAAACAATCGGAGGGCTTCTTAGAAATTGGCAAACGGTTCGCAAGAGTAAAACGACCTGTATCTGTGAAATCATCGAGTCGGCGGGTCAAAGAAGAGGAGAAAAGAAATGCAAAAGCTGA
- a CDS encoding MBL fold metallo-hydrolase, giving the protein MQLQFIGATGTVTGSKYLLQVDKKHFLVDCGLFQGLKQLRLRNWNPLPIPPKAIEAVILTHAHIDHSGYLPLLVKNGFRGKIYCTRGTRTLCEILLPDAGHLQEEDASFANKHRFSKHHPALPLYTEEDAILCLKYFESVPWHKQINLARHLSFHFEPAGHILGAASIQFSNQKTRLTFSGDLGRPKQIMMPPPSSQHDTDYLVVESTYGGRRHPPENPREILKNFINPTLKRGGIVLIPAFAVGRAQEVLYLLTQLKKNKEIPNVPIHLNSPMAIQATRLCSSFVGEHKLTEEECQEIDHSTHFVTTIDESKRLNTLHEPSIIISASGMAEGGRILHHLKVLAPHPKNLILFVGFQAAGTRGEAMVNGATQVKIHGSMIPVRAQVELLESLSAHADENEIAGWLKKFPSRPKMTFITHGEPEACQQMKKKIESELHWKCTVPHYLDTFSLS; this is encoded by the coding sequence ATGCAACTCCAGTTCATTGGCGCCACCGGAACCGTCACTGGCTCAAAATACCTCCTCCAGGTCGATAAAAAACATTTCCTGGTCGACTGCGGTCTCTTCCAGGGCTTGAAACAGTTACGCCTGAGAAACTGGAACCCCCTCCCGATCCCCCCAAAAGCAATTGAGGCGGTGATCCTGACCCATGCCCATATCGATCATTCCGGATACCTCCCCCTGCTGGTCAAAAACGGTTTCCGGGGAAAGATTTACTGCACACGAGGGACCCGAACACTCTGTGAGATCCTCCTCCCAGATGCCGGCCATCTGCAGGAGGAAGATGCCAGCTTTGCCAACAAACACCGATTTTCAAAACATCACCCTGCCCTTCCCCTTTATACCGAAGAAGATGCCATTCTGTGTCTCAAGTATTTTGAATCAGTCCCCTGGCACAAACAAATTAACCTGGCACGACATCTGAGTTTTCATTTTGAACCGGCAGGACATATTTTGGGGGCTGCCAGCATCCAATTTTCCAATCAAAAAACACGCCTCACCTTTTCCGGTGATTTGGGACGACCCAAACAGATCATGATGCCTCCCCCCAGCTCCCAACATGATACAGACTATCTCGTTGTCGAATCTACCTATGGGGGACGGCGCCATCCCCCTGAGAACCCGAGGGAGATTCTCAAAAACTTTATCAACCCAACCCTCAAGCGTGGAGGGATTGTGCTGATCCCCGCCTTTGCTGTCGGCCGAGCCCAGGAGGTCCTTTATCTTTTAACCCAACTTAAAAAAAACAAGGAGATCCCGAATGTCCCGATTCACCTCAACAGTCCGATGGCGATCCAGGCGACACGGCTTTGTTCGAGTTTTGTCGGGGAACACAAACTGACCGAAGAGGAATGCCAAGAAATCGACCACTCCACACATTTTGTCACAACAATAGATGAGTCCAAACGCCTCAATACCCTCCACGAACCTTCGATCATTATCTCAGCGAGTGGAATGGCAGAAGGGGGACGCATTCTTCATCACCTCAAGGTGCTCGCCCCGCACCCCAAGAATCTGATCCTGTTTGTCGGATTTCAGGCGGCAGGGACACGAGGAGAGGCGATGGTCAATGGAGCGACACAAGTAAAGATCCATGGATCGATGATCCCTGTCCGTGCCCAGGTTGAACTCCTCGAATCCCTCTCGGCGCATGCCGATGAAAACGAAATTGCCGGCTGGCTCAAAAAATTTCCGTCCAGGCCGAAGATGACCTTCATCACGCACGGAGAACCGGAGGCCTGTCAACAGATGAAAAAGAAAATCGAGTCAGAACTTCACTGGAAATGTACGGTGCCTCATTATCTCGACACCTTTAGCCTCTCTTGA
- a CDS encoding TIGR04282 family arsenosugar biosynthesis glycosyltransferase encodes MNKLLIFAKYPEPGRVKTRLAKTIGPEKAAILYKEMVETVMQKSLPVDGEYRRTLCFDPPQMENDFREWFPLLEMRPQCRGDLGQRMSAVFQESLENGSTKTVLIGTDCVEIDRSLLCDAFDRLEKSDLVLGPAKDGGYYLIGMKKPHPFLFEGIPWSTEKVLGLTLEKAKESDLKVELLKTLSDLDEES; translated from the coding sequence ATGAACAAACTCCTCATCTTTGCCAAATATCCGGAGCCAGGACGGGTGAAAACACGGCTAGCCAAAACGATCGGACCGGAGAAGGCGGCCATTCTCTACAAGGAGATGGTTGAGACGGTCATGCAAAAGAGTCTTCCCGTGGATGGCGAGTATCGAAGAACTTTGTGCTTTGACCCTCCTCAAATGGAGAACGATTTTAGGGAATGGTTTCCTTTGTTGGAGATGAGACCCCAATGTCGTGGGGATTTGGGGCAACGGATGTCAGCCGTTTTTCAAGAGTCGTTGGAGAATGGTTCAACCAAAACGGTCTTGATTGGAACCGATTGTGTCGAGATCGACCGATCTCTTTTGTGCGATGCCTTTGATCGTCTGGAAAAGAGTGATCTCGTCCTCGGCCCCGCGAAAGACGGCGGCTATTATCTGATCGGAATGAAGAAGCCGCATCCCTTTCTCTTTGAAGGAATCCCTTGGAGTACGGAAAAGGTTCTTGGGCTTACGCTTGAGAAGGCCAAAGAGAGCGATCTCAAGGTTGAATTGTTAAAAACACTCTCGGATCTCGATGAAGAATCTTAA
- a CDS encoding methyltransferase domain-containing protein, whose amino-acid sequence MQNLISESVKEYYGKVLTGKKDLKTNACCGTDSFPPHVRSIAKMIHPEIIEKCYGCGSPIPSVLAGLTVLDLGCGTGRDSYILSKLVGTEGKVIGVDMTDEQLEVARRHLPFQMKQFGYTQPNVRFLKGYIEDLESLEIKNNSVDLVVSNCVINLSPDKRRVFSEIFRVLKPGGELYFSDIFTGRRMPKELSEDPVLLGECLGGALYLEDFRRLLVEVGCHDYRITSRSRIELKNPEVEAKAGMIDFWSMTVRAFKLKLEDRCEDYGQIATYLGTIPESPHAFSLDDHHLFEKGRPAPVCSNTAVMLQETRYASHFKVTGDLSTHYGLFDCGTGGKGAARETPTGGCC is encoded by the coding sequence ATGCAAAACCTAATATCAGAATCGGTGAAGGAGTATTACGGCAAGGTCCTCACGGGGAAAAAAGACTTGAAGACCAACGCCTGTTGCGGCACCGACAGTTTCCCGCCCCACGTTCGCTCGATTGCAAAGATGATCCACCCGGAGATTATCGAGAAATGCTACGGTTGTGGTTCGCCCATCCCATCAGTATTGGCAGGGTTGACGGTACTTGATCTTGGGTGCGGCACCGGACGAGATTCCTATATCCTTTCCAAGCTCGTTGGCACGGAAGGCAAAGTCATCGGCGTCGATATGACCGATGAGCAACTGGAGGTGGCCAGGCGCCATCTCCCCTTCCAAATGAAACAATTTGGTTACACACAACCGAATGTCCGTTTCTTAAAAGGATACATTGAGGACCTTGAATCGTTGGAGATCAAAAACAACTCCGTTGATCTTGTTGTTTCCAACTGTGTGATCAACCTCTCCCCCGACAAACGCCGGGTTTTCTCTGAAATCTTTCGTGTCCTGAAACCGGGCGGGGAACTCTATTTCTCCGATATTTTTACGGGACGCCGGATGCCCAAAGAGTTGTCGGAAGATCCGGTCCTGTTGGGTGAGTGTCTCGGTGGTGCTCTTTACCTCGAAGATTTTCGTCGACTGCTTGTTGAGGTTGGATGCCATGACTATCGCATCACCTCCCGTTCCCGAATTGAATTAAAGAATCCGGAGGTTGAGGCAAAGGCCGGGATGATCGACTTCTGGTCGATGACGGTCCGGGCGTTCAAACTGAAACTCGAAGATCGATGTGAAGATTACGGTCAGATCGCCACTTATTTGGGAACAATCCCGGAATCTCCCCACGCCTTTTCGCTGGACGACCATCACCTGTTTGAAAAGGGACGACCGGCGCCGGTATGCAGTAACACAGCGGTGATGCTCCAAGAGACACGATATGCCTCACACTTCAAGGTGACGGGCGATCTTTCGACTCATTACGGGCTTTTTGATTGTGGGACAGGCGGGAAGGGTGCGGCAAGGGAGACCCCCACAGGGGGATGTTGCTAA
- a CDS encoding mercuric reductase, with product METQRYHLIVIGAGSGGLVAAAGAAGLGAKVALVEKHKMGGDCLNTGCVPSKAIIRTAKLIYDTKTGHRFGLCDLHPEINLSRIMESVRSVQSKLEPHDSPDRFRGLGIDLHFGSFRFISSHEITDGKVTLSAKRFVIATGASPFVPPIKGINEIPILTSDNVWGLKELPKRLVVLGGGPIGAELTQVFARLGSKVTVVEMLDSLLIREDTEVSQFIKERFIKEGIEVLIGHKAVEVRKSGDSFELIAQEGQKGKHIPFDQILVAVGRAPNVNGLDLEKAGVKFSKKGIEVDEYLQTSAKHIFACGDVVGPYQFTHTADFQARLILRNALFPGRSKINYRVVPWCTFTDPEVARVGFNEREAKEKGIPYDLYSYSFNDLDRAVCDREEGGFIKILTEKGSGQLLGITIVGSHAGDLLHELALAMHQRIGLKKIASMIHVYPTLAEISKRIADTYQRSHMTPRLKQWLATYFKWRFG from the coding sequence ATGGAAACACAACGATATCATCTCATCGTCATCGGTGCCGGATCAGGAGGACTTGTGGCGGCGGCTGGTGCGGCGGGGCTGGGGGCCAAAGTCGCCTTGGTCGAGAAGCACAAGATGGGAGGCGATTGCCTCAACACCGGGTGTGTTCCCTCGAAGGCGATTATTCGGACGGCGAAACTGATCTACGATACGAAAACCGGACACCGGTTTGGGCTTTGCGATCTCCATCCCGAAATCAATCTCTCCCGCATTATGGAATCGGTTCGCTCTGTACAATCGAAGCTCGAACCTCATGATTCACCCGACCGATTCCGTGGACTCGGTATTGACCTTCACTTTGGTTCCTTTCGATTCATCTCCTCGCACGAAATCACCGATGGAAAGGTCACGCTGTCGGCCAAACGGTTTGTGATCGCCACCGGCGCAAGTCCCTTTGTCCCGCCGATCAAGGGGATCAACGAGATACCGATCCTCACGAGCGACAATGTCTGGGGACTTAAGGAACTCCCCAAGCGACTTGTTGTCTTGGGTGGCGGCCCGATCGGTGCGGAGCTGACACAAGTCTTCGCACGGTTGGGGTCGAAGGTCACTGTTGTTGAAATGTTGGACTCCCTTCTCATCCGGGAAGACACCGAAGTCTCACAGTTCATCAAGGAACGTTTTATAAAAGAAGGGATCGAGGTCTTGATCGGTCACAAGGCGGTTGAAGTCAGAAAATCGGGCGATTCTTTTGAGCTGATTGCGCAAGAGGGTCAGAAGGGAAAACATATCCCGTTTGACCAGATCCTTGTTGCCGTAGGCCGTGCCCCGAATGTGAATGGTCTCGATCTTGAAAAGGCGGGGGTCAAATTCTCCAAGAAGGGAATCGAGGTGGATGAATACCTTCAGACCTCCGCAAAACATATCTTTGCTTGTGGGGATGTTGTCGGCCCTTATCAATTCACCCACACCGCCGATTTTCAGGCAAGACTGATCCTCCGAAACGCCCTTTTCCCCGGAAGATCAAAGATTAACTACCGAGTCGTTCCGTGGTGCACGTTCACCGATCCTGAAGTCGCCCGTGTCGGTTTTAACGAAAGAGAGGCGAAAGAAAAAGGGATTCCTTATGATCTCTATTCTTACTCATTCAACGATCTCGACCGTGCGGTTTGTGATCGTGAGGAGGGAGGATTCATCAAGATATTGACTGAAAAGGGATCGGGTCAGTTATTGGGAATCACCATCGTCGGCTCCCACGCCGGGGATCTTCTGCATGAACTCGCCTTGGCGATGCACCAAAGAATCGGGCTTAAAAAAATCGCCTCGATGATCCATGTCTATCCGACACTGGCGGAAATCTCCAAACGGATTGCCGACACCTATCAAAGATCACACATGACACCTCGGCTCAAGCAATGGCTGGCAACATATTTCAAATGGAGGTTTGGATGA
- a CDS encoding class I SAM-dependent methyltransferase: MTDENHRLRSKYQITSWFYDILDYPWERQYRKWRPEILKDVDGRVLEAGVGTGHNLRHYSPSVNLTAIDLSSGMLRQARKRRGVAQCKVDLQEADATSLKRFADGTFDWYISTFMYCVMPDSLQPLALREMARILKSGGRFRLIEILYSKDRSLQLRQKLLAPFVELVYGARFDRKTLDHIRSTKSLKVTRTTYLKADTYLLIEGEKI, encoded by the coding sequence GTGACCGATGAAAATCACCGCCTCCGATCAAAATATCAGATCACCTCGTGGTTCTATGATATTTTGGATTATCCGTGGGAGCGGCAATATCGAAAGTGGCGGCCGGAGATTCTGAAAGATGTCGATGGTCGTGTCCTGGAGGCCGGGGTCGGAACGGGACACAACCTGCGCCATTACTCCCCATCCGTGAATCTCACCGCCATTGATTTGAGTTCAGGAATGCTCCGACAGGCACGTAAAAGGAGGGGTGTGGCTCAATGCAAGGTCGACCTCCAAGAGGCAGATGCCACAAGCTTAAAGAGATTCGCCGATGGAACCTTCGACTGGTACATCTCGACCTTTATGTATTGTGTCATGCCCGACAGTCTTCAACCGCTGGCTTTGCGCGAGATGGCGCGGATTCTCAAATCGGGAGGACGGTTCCGCCTGATTGAAATCCTCTATTCCAAAGACCGCTCGTTACAACTTCGACAAAAACTCCTGGCCCCCTTTGTTGAACTTGTTTACGGGGCACGGTTCGATCGTAAAACCTTGGATCACATTCGTTCTACCAAATCGCTCAAGGTGACCCGCACGACCTATTTGAAGGCAGATACCTATCTCTTGATTGAAGGGGAAAAAATATGA
- a CDS encoding FAD-dependent oxidoreductase has product MNQEYDVVIVGAGLAGLTSAYYLKKIKPSLKIVILERSGSAGGLTGNWIDHRLGPKKKFQMPMHMIFVEKYKNLLKLVSEIGGILSPLYTGYRIITSDGKRHRMEMDDWAAKILPPPLHATGMISKLDLSLLAKWDLFKLALASCYCYRELVRGAAEPKLVPNTLSFESFQLLLNMGPRARDFIETATPSIYNPHPWYVSAPRMAAVAAGTMAVNRGSLHHHVFGKNYNSAFIDRFVEKLVAMGIEIRYWTEVRRIDSNAHGNQIDQIWCRSYGTESGGKRYVCDNCGAENYSLDRAFCTRCGLNTTLDQIRQGQIHQSTSRELWNQPEETGCQPLKCRWLITAMYPHMIAKLIPDHSPLRRLPVVKSFFSSRGNQTQLSIGRVYYKKHVTNGEQFITGTHNPTFCFNGCQSVYNNFGGEDLDHHYGDVIDVLLDVGVIQEAHLREEMIEKIVKDLQRVYPNADPSLVESVSFAKIQSDVLYLTEQPAITNLHRFFNTHQTGTSNWFVAGCHSGQIGIGMESAVESGMSTVNQILEKMGGTDRIPVESYAMGVGSRIAAMVGAGLLRWKGGGRSFRRLAS; this is encoded by the coding sequence ATGAACCAAGAATACGATGTCGTGATTGTCGGTGCCGGGCTTGCGGGGCTCACCTCGGCTTACTACCTGAAAAAAATCAAACCCTCTCTGAAGATCGTGATCCTGGAACGCTCCGGAAGCGCCGGAGGACTCACCGGCAACTGGATCGATCATCGCCTGGGACCGAAAAAGAAGTTCCAGATGCCGATGCATATGATCTTTGTCGAAAAATATAAAAATCTTTTGAAGCTCGTTTCTGAAATCGGTGGGATCCTCTCCCCCCTTTATACCGGTTATCGAATCATCACGAGTGACGGAAAGAGACATCGGATGGAGATGGACGATTGGGCCGCGAAGATCCTCCCTCCGCCTCTCCATGCCACAGGGATGATTTCGAAACTCGATCTCTCGCTCCTCGCAAAATGGGACCTCTTCAAACTTGCCCTCGCCTCCTGTTACTGTTACCGGGAGTTGGTTCGTGGGGCCGCTGAACCGAAACTGGTCCCGAACACCCTCTCGTTCGAGAGCTTCCAGCTTTTGCTGAATATGGGTCCTCGTGCCCGCGATTTTATTGAGACCGCAACCCCGAGCATTTATAACCCTCATCCTTGGTACGTAAGCGCCCCTCGGATGGCGGCGGTCGCCGCCGGGACCATGGCAGTCAATCGTGGCTCCCTTCACCACCATGTCTTTGGAAAGAACTATAACAGTGCCTTTATCGATCGATTTGTTGAGAAGTTGGTCGCGATGGGAATAGAGATCCGTTATTGGACCGAGGTTCGACGAATCGACAGCAACGCCCACGGAAACCAGATCGATCAGATATGGTGCCGATCGTATGGGACTGAATCGGGAGGCAAGCGGTATGTTTGTGATAATTGTGGCGCTGAAAATTACTCGCTGGATCGTGCCTTCTGTACCCGATGCGGATTGAATACAACCCTTGATCAAATCCGTCAGGGGCAGATTCATCAATCAACCTCTCGTGAGCTTTGGAACCAACCAGAGGAGACTGGCTGTCAACCCCTCAAGTGTCGATGGTTGATTACCGCGATGTATCCCCATATGATTGCGAAGTTGATCCCCGATCATTCCCCTCTCAGACGCCTTCCTGTGGTGAAGTCGTTTTTCTCCTCCCGTGGAAACCAAACCCAGCTCTCAATTGGACGCGTCTACTATAAAAAGCATGTCACGAACGGGGAACAGTTTATCACCGGGACACACAACCCGACCTTCTGTTTCAACGGCTGTCAGTCGGTTTACAACAACTTCGGAGGAGAGGACCTGGATCACCATTACGGAGATGTGATCGATGTGCTCCTCGATGTCGGTGTGATCCAGGAGGCACACCTGCGGGAAGAGATGATTGAAAAAATTGTCAAAGACCTCCAGAGGGTCTATCCCAATGCCGATCCCTCGCTCGTCGAATCGGTCTCCTTTGCGAAGATTCAATCGGACGTCCTCTACCTGACGGAACAACCGGCGATCACGAATCTTCACCGCTTCTTCAATACCCATCAGACCGGCACCTCAAACTGGTTTGTTGCCGGCTGTCACAGCGGCCAGATCGGGATCGGAATGGAATCAGCGGTCGAGAGCGGGATGTCGACGGTCAATCAAATTCTCGAAAAAATGGGGGGGACCGACCGGATCCCTGTGGAATCGTATGCCATGGGGGTTGGAAGTCGAATTGCTGCGATGGTAGGGGCAGGACTCTTAAGATGGAAAGGAGGAGGAAGAAGTTTTCGCCGACTCGCTTCCTAA
- a CDS encoding TVP38/TMEM64 family protein — translation MKNLKPILFLLILIGGVAAYFFTPLRQLLTPGRLIALTQSAHEVWWIPIVLILVYGIGGLFGFPGSALTLAIGALYGVIPGFFYNVIASNLAAGAGFFGARYLGRDFVSRFLKGRWKEFDEKAARHGFRFIFYLRLVPLFPFNGINFGAGLSKIRFTDYALASLLGMIPGTFVYTYFASSLLSGATGAKEKATFHLILSTILFVLLSLVPVVYKRLKR, via the coding sequence ATGAAGAATCTTAAACCGATACTGTTTCTTTTGATTCTCATTGGAGGTGTAGCGGCCTATTTCTTTACGCCACTTCGACAACTCCTGACACCCGGCCGTCTTATAGCCTTAACCCAGTCGGCACACGAAGTTTGGTGGATTCCGATTGTTCTCATTCTTGTCTATGGCATCGGGGGGTTGTTTGGTTTTCCCGGTTCTGCCCTGACTTTAGCCATTGGTGCCCTGTATGGAGTCATCCCCGGATTTTTCTACAACGTGATCGCCTCGAATCTTGCCGCTGGTGCCGGTTTCTTCGGGGCACGATACTTGGGACGCGATTTTGTCTCCCGCTTTCTCAAGGGGAGATGGAAAGAGTTCGATGAAAAAGCGGCGAGACATGGTTTTCGATTCATCTTCTATCTTCGACTTGTTCCGCTCTTTCCATTCAACGGAATCAACTTCGGCGCCGGTCTTTCCAAGATCCGATTCACCGATTATGCCCTTGCCTCGCTCTTGGGAATGATTCCCGGCACTTTTGTCTATACCTACTTTGCCTCCTCCCTTTTGAGTGGAGCAACCGGAGCAAAAGAGAAGGCCACCTTCCATCTGATACTCTCAACAATTCTGTTCGTGCTGTTGTCGCTCGTCCCGGTGGTCTATAAGCGACTCAAGAGGTGA
- the arsS gene encoding arsenosugar biosynthesis radical SAM protein ArsS (Some members of this family are selenoproteins.), protein MRRKPLEILQINLGKLCDLACLHCHVEAGPKRKEMMERKTAERLMELLKKSPSIQTVDLTGGAPELNPNFRYLVQESRTLGREVIDRCNLTVLFQKGQEETHYFLKQHRVQIVASLPCYSRENVEKQRGRGVFDKSLRALKLLNELGYGREGTGLILDLVYNPIGPSLPPPQAELELDYKKELKELFGIEFNRLLTITNMPIKRFHGYLGRRGELDRYADLLVNNFNPEAAGHVMCRNLISVSWDGKIYDCDFNQMLEIPIGGKRKTIWKIGSFDEIASDPIQFANHCYGCTAGAGSSCSGALI, encoded by the coding sequence ATCAGACGGAAGCCGCTTGAAATCTTGCAAATCAACCTCGGGAAGCTCTGTGATCTCGCCTGTCTCCATTGCCATGTCGAGGCCGGGCCGAAACGCAAGGAGATGATGGAACGGAAGACTGCCGAGCGACTTATGGAACTTTTGAAGAAGTCACCCTCTATTCAGACGGTTGATCTGACTGGCGGGGCACCGGAACTCAATCCAAACTTCCGCTACCTCGTTCAAGAGTCACGAACATTGGGGCGGGAAGTGATCGACCGCTGTAACCTTACAGTTCTTTTCCAGAAAGGTCAGGAGGAAACCCACTATTTCTTGAAACAGCATCGAGTTCAGATCGTCGCCTCACTCCCCTGTTACTCCAGAGAGAACGTTGAGAAACAACGTGGCCGAGGCGTCTTTGACAAGAGCCTCCGGGCCTTAAAGCTCCTGAATGAGTTGGGTTACGGAAGAGAGGGAACCGGTCTTATTCTTGATCTTGTTTATAATCCGATCGGGCCTTCTCTCCCGCCGCCTCAGGCAGAATTGGAGTTGGACTACAAAAAGGAACTCAAGGAACTTTTTGGAATTGAATTTAATCGCCTATTGACGATCACGAACATGCCGATCAAACGGTTTCATGGTTATTTGGGACGACGAGGTGAACTGGACCGATACGCAGACCTCCTTGTAAATAATTTCAACCCGGAGGCGGCCGGGCATGTGATGTGCCGCAACCTCATTTCCGTAAGCTGGGACGGCAAAATCTACGATTGCGATTTTAATCAGATGTTGGAAATTCCCATTGGAGGAAAAAGAAAGACGATTTGGAAGATCGGGTCATTTGATGAAATTGCATCCGACCCGATTCAGTTTGCGAATCACTGTTACGGATGCACCGCCGGGGCGGGAAGTTCGTGCTCCGGTGCGCTTATTTAG
- a CDS encoding sigma-70 family RNA polymerase sigma factor produces the protein MESLPKSRDFQSAAASNISEKDLIRGLREKADWAFRELISRWSDKLYRLSLQFLKRPEEAQEIVQEVCLKVVEKIATFEEASSLYTWLYRVTVNESLMRLRPNKGKVQVSWEDALPKYENGIHLENFSDWAKLPDERFAEKEFQEFVQASIELLPDDLKTAYLLKDVEQLPEDEVCKILELTKPAMKNRVHRARLFLRKRIEGKYVR, from the coding sequence GTGGAAAGTCTTCCAAAATCGCGAGATTTTCAGTCAGCCGCCGCATCTAACATCAGTGAGAAGGATCTGATTCGGGGCCTTCGCGAGAAGGCCGACTGGGCCTTTCGCGAATTGATCTCCCGCTGGTCGGATAAACTGTACCGGCTTTCACTCCAGTTCTTGAAACGTCCGGAGGAGGCCCAAGAGATCGTTCAGGAGGTGTGCTTGAAGGTGGTGGAGAAGATCGCAACATTTGAAGAGGCCTCGTCGCTCTATACGTGGCTCTACCGGGTGACGGTGAACGAGTCGTTGATGAGGCTCCGGCCCAACAAGGGGAAGGTTCAGGTCTCGTGGGAGGATGCCTTGCCAAAATATGAAAACGGCATCCATCTGGAAAATTTCTCTGACTGGGCAAAACTTCCCGACGAGAGATTTGCCGAAAAAGAATTTCAGGAGTTTGTTCAGGCGTCGATCGAACTCCTCCCCGATGACTTGAAGACCGCCTACCTCTTGAAGGATGTTGAGCAGCTGCCGGAGGATGAGGTCTGCAAAATTTTGGAACTGACCAAACCGGCAATGAAGAATCGGGTCCATCGGGCACGGCTTTTTTTGAGGAAGAGGATTGAGGGAAAGTATGTCCGTTAA
- a CDS encoding zf-HC2 domain-containing protein produces MSVKHKMIRAMFGLMGLPTCEEVEQFAYDFLEGVLDSSTMKAVERHLKACKNCQRFIAAYRKTASLGKTFQKPTLDPEFKENLFEFLAQKAGGKV; encoded by the coding sequence ATGTCCGTTAAGCACAAAATGATCCGGGCGATGTTTGGCCTCATGGGGCTCCCCACTTGTGAGGAGGTAGAACAGTTCGCCTACGACTTTTTAGAAGGGGTCCTGGATTCATCGACGATGAAGGCGGTCGAGCGGCACCTCAAGGCTTGCAAAAACTGTCAGCGCTTCATAGCGGCCTATCGAAAGACCGCCTCGTTGGGAAAAACATTTCAGAAGCCGACACTCGATCCGGAATTCAAGGAGAATCTCTTTGAGTTTCTCGCGCAAAAGGCGGGAGGCAAGGTGTGA